One Gloeothece verrucosa PCC 7822 DNA window includes the following coding sequences:
- a CDS encoding nuclear transport factor 2 family protein, protein MMTTATPEMLEAAQAAFKHFTHGLATGEWEAFLNMLSDDFTFWFPVGTFKGKNVGKQKAAEFFHFVTDKVFLGGLVLTLERVTSSETTVMFEGRSEGKMFGLPYQNQVAISFDLRPSAQPAPHPYQVCAYREYLSIHYQLQ, encoded by the coding sequence ATGATGACCACAGCGACACCCGAGATGCTCGAAGCCGCACAAGCGGCATTTAAACATTTTACTCATGGTTTGGCCACAGGAGAGTGGGAGGCTTTTTTAAATATGCTCAGTGATGATTTTACCTTCTGGTTTCCTGTGGGGACTTTTAAAGGTAAGAATGTAGGCAAACAAAAAGCGGCAGAATTTTTTCATTTTGTTACGGATAAGGTTTTTTTGGGCGGACTTGTGCTTACCCTAGAACGGGTTACCAGTAGTGAAACGACAGTGATGTTTGAGGGACGCTCTGAGGGTAAAATGTTTGGATTACCTTATCAAAATCAAGTGGCTATTTCTTTTGATCTGCGACCTAGTGCCCAACCGGCTCCCCATCCCTATCAAGTCTGTGCTTAT
- the tsaB gene encoding tRNA (adenosine(37)-N6)-threonylcarbamoyltransferase complex dimerization subunit type 1 TsaB, with product MRILNHDQYGLALHTSSPQLGLSLSNFFDHSRHQTWNLDRELSNYLHQYLADFLVPLTWQNLAFIAVAKGPGSFTSTRIGVVTARTLAQQLKLPLFGISTLAALAFSKREQYNTDVMIPVQMKATQEQLYAAIYQKASEQALKIHLADRLINPQEWQDILKKFELTTSLLEVPTHLGITATSILELAYQDWQAGKQPHWSEVLPFYGGE from the coding sequence ATGAGGATTTTAAATCATGATCAGTACGGACTTGCCCTTCATACTAGCAGTCCTCAACTCGGTTTAAGCCTGAGTAACTTTTTTGATCATAGTCGTCATCAAACCTGGAATTTAGACCGAGAATTATCTAACTATCTCCATCAATATTTAGCTGACTTTCTTGTGCCGCTAACCTGGCAAAACTTAGCCTTTATCGCTGTAGCCAAAGGCCCAGGAAGCTTTACCAGCACCCGTATCGGCGTAGTAACGGCTAGAACCCTAGCACAACAGTTAAAGCTGCCCCTATTTGGCATTTCTACCTTAGCCGCTTTAGCTTTTTCAAAACGAGAACAATATAACACTGATGTCATGATCCCCGTACAGATGAAAGCCACTCAAGAGCAATTATATGCGGCTATTTATCAAAAAGCGTCAGAGCAAGCGTTAAAAATCCATTTAGCTGATAGGCTGATTAATCCTCAAGAATGGCAAGACATCCTAAAAAAATTTGAGTTAACGACTTCCCTATTAGAAGTTCCTACTCATTTAGGCATAACAGCGACGAGTATTTTAGAGCTTGCTTATCAAGATTGGCAAGCCGGTAAACAACCCCATTGGTCAGAAGTTTTACCTTTTTATGGGGGTGAATAA
- a CDS encoding class I SAM-dependent methyltransferase, with product MTATQTQPKSEIISHLINGVLAIKPLASIAKHQAREMMIKRAEKLGVPWRENVRQLSSHDWGKELIQVENPQLNYPDYYVCSFHAYEKGNLSWEAALEVESAAYAVHSTIWKKTDGISIKGDAKLRENYHQVLKEKHALAPQDILDVGCSIGMSTFALQQTYPQARVTGLDLSPYFLAVANYRARKENLKINWVHAAGEASGLAEKSFDLVSAFLIYHELPQKAGKGIFREARRLLRPGGYFAMMDMNPQSDDFKQMPPYVFTLLKSTEPYLDEYFSLDVEAALVEAGFAPPTITPISPRHRAIVAQVQ from the coding sequence ATGACTGCAACTCAAACTCAACCTAAATCCGAAATAATTTCTCATCTCATCAACGGTGTTCTCGCTATCAAACCCCTAGCCAGTATCGCCAAACATCAAGCCCGAGAAATGATGATTAAACGGGCAGAAAAATTAGGGGTTCCTTGGCGAGAAAATGTCCGTCAATTAAGCTCCCATGACTGGGGAAAAGAACTCATACAAGTAGAAAATCCTCAATTGAACTATCCTGACTATTATGTTTGTTCCTTCCATGCTTATGAAAAGGGCAATCTGTCTTGGGAAGCCGCTTTAGAGGTGGAGTCTGCCGCTTATGCCGTTCATTCTACCATCTGGAAAAAAACCGACGGCATTAGTATCAAGGGAGATGCTAAATTACGTGAGAACTATCATCAAGTTTTAAAGGAAAAACACGCTCTAGCACCTCAAGATATTCTCGATGTGGGTTGTAGCATTGGGATGAGTACCTTTGCCTTGCAACAGACTTATCCTCAAGCCAGAGTGACCGGATTAGATTTATCTCCCTATTTTTTAGCCGTTGCTAATTATCGCGCCAGAAAAGAAAATTTAAAGATTAACTGGGTGCATGCGGCCGGAGAAGCAAGCGGTTTAGCGGAAAAATCTTTTGATTTAGTTTCGGCTTTCTTAATTTATCATGAACTTCCCCAAAAAGCCGGCAAAGGAATTTTTCGAGAAGCGCGGCGCTTACTACGCCCGGGAGGATACTTTGCCATGATGGATATGAACCCCCAATCTGATGATTTTAAACAAATGCCGCCTTATGTGTTTACCCTGCTTAAGAGTACCGAACCCTATTTAGATGAGTATTTCAGCTTGGATGTAGAAGCGGCATTAGTTGAAGCCGGTTTCGCCCCTCCAACCATTACCCCTATCAGTCCTCGTCATCGGGCTATCGTTGCTCAAGTTCAATAG
- a CDS encoding WD40 repeat domain-containing protein codes for MGYHNFHWLDIAELAVAALTLVSVVVGIALNSLIYPIISLTIALLLNLINRLRFQYRYRKRLNGSIKQVQRQFSEEIESLSREISSQEPPPPPAPTADASAITIFQENLVALEQSFNNIIEYLNSNALGERIENLELIYAQLRQDILQNNSSREENSYEELTVTVAAVEPIPQTQTPIPSLSLPQISSPRVALSWNCIYTFSEHTDAVASLVISSDQKILVSGSWDQSLKVWEMESGNELATVQAHSQGILAVVFTGNQSSGYHFATGSFDQMIKFWSLKSQKELPLTVELTQILTAHTGSVHALACAPNTQILVSGSYDQTLKQWNTESGEMLASSLDSLGAIYAVALTSQGQIIASAGGDGKIMLWELTTGRQLGILKGNVSSVASLAISPDSRILAAGCADGTIKLWQLEASIWESGKQPQPIRILSAHRGQVHALLFSPDQQLLFSSGSDGLIKIWHRSSREGVTTLSLTDMSSSHANAVFSLALSSDGQWLAAGGVDGTIKVWQRED; via the coding sequence ATGGGATATCATAACTTTCATTGGCTCGATATTGCTGAGTTAGCTGTGGCGGCACTCACTCTGGTGAGTGTAGTAGTGGGGATTGCTCTAAATTCCTTAATTTATCCTATAATCTCGTTAACCATTGCTTTACTGCTCAATCTCATTAATCGTCTTCGTTTTCAATATCGCTATAGAAAGCGGCTTAATGGATCAATTAAACAAGTTCAACGCCAATTTTCTGAGGAAATAGAGAGTCTTTCCCGAGAAATTTCTAGCCAAGAACCGCCTCCGCCCCCTGCCCCCACTGCCGATGCGAGTGCCATTACTATTTTTCAAGAAAATTTAGTCGCCTTAGAACAGTCTTTTAATAATATTATTGAATATTTAAATAGCAATGCTCTTGGGGAAAGAATTGAAAATTTAGAGCTAATTTATGCTCAATTAAGACAAGATATTTTGCAAAATAATTCTTCTAGAGAAGAAAATAGCTACGAAGAATTGACCGTCACGGTAGCGGCAGTAGAACCGATACCCCAAACACAAACTCCTATCCCTAGCCTGAGTCTTCCCCAAATTTCTTCTCCAAGAGTTGCCCTTTCATGGAATTGTATTTATACCTTTAGCGAGCATACTGACGCAGTGGCTTCTTTAGTCATAAGTTCTGATCAAAAAATCCTCGTCAGTGGCAGTTGGGACCAAAGTTTAAAAGTCTGGGAAATGGAAAGCGGCAATGAATTAGCCACCGTACAAGCCCACTCACAAGGCATTTTAGCAGTGGTGTTTACGGGTAATCAATCTTCGGGTTATCATTTTGCGACTGGAAGTTTTGATCAAATGATTAAGTTTTGGTCTTTAAAATCACAAAAAGAATTACCCCTAACAGTAGAATTAACACAAATATTAACCGCTCATACCGGTTCAGTTCATGCATTAGCTTGCGCCCCAAATACTCAAATATTAGTCAGTGGCAGTTATGACCAAACCCTAAAACAATGGAATACAGAAAGCGGAGAAATGTTAGCCAGTTCTTTAGATTCGTTGGGGGCAATCTATGCAGTGGCCCTGACTTCCCAAGGTCAAATAATTGCTAGTGCCGGAGGAGATGGAAAAATAATGCTATGGGAACTCACAACAGGTAGACAGTTGGGAATTTTAAAAGGAAATGTTTCTTCTGTCGCCTCTCTAGCCATTAGTCCTGATAGCAGAATTTTAGCCGCCGGTTGTGCCGATGGAACGATAAAATTATGGCAACTCGAAGCCAGTATTTGGGAGTCCGGCAAACAGCCGCAACCCATACGCATTTTATCAGCCCATCGGGGACAAGTTCATGCTTTATTATTTTCTCCAGATCAGCAATTATTATTTAGTAGTGGTTCGGATGGTTTGATTAAAATTTGGCATCGCAGCAGTAGAGAAGGGGTTACCACTCTTAGCCTAACAGATATGTCTAGTTCTCATGCCAATGCTGTGTTTAGTCTTGCTCTAAGTTCTGATGGACAATGGTTAGCCGCCGGTGGGGTGGATGGAACCATTAAAGTTTGGCAAAGAGAAGATTAA
- the mgtE gene encoding magnesium transporter yields MTDNPTSIQTGLRSELWQLVRSQLQLLLEQGNLEGAKALLIPVKPVDIAEVIEGLPESMQVIAFRLLSKTEAIEVYEHLEAATQQALLQKFKHQEVLDVVDKMSPDDRARLFDELPAKIVRRLLAQLSPHERQATALLLGYEEATAGRIMTPEYISLKESLTVTQTLERIRSLANASEVIYYLYVTDNSRHLAGIVSLRDLVISSPDKTLGEIMTRDVICLHTDTDQEEVARTIQRYDLLAVPVVDREQRLVGIVTVDDVIDILQQEATEDIYALGGLQSDGDNYFQTNLVTVVRKRVVWLLVLLFTNTVTGSIIKSQESVIAKMAILTAFIPLLTGTGGNVGAQSSTVIIRGLNTDEIKDLGSAKVIFREGMAGILLGVILGFLAMLWAYFILKTNPFVAFSVGISLVAIAFLASVAGSSLPFLFRTFGLDPALMSAPFITTAVDVLGVLIYFTVARTILRL; encoded by the coding sequence TTGACTGATAATCCCACCTCGATTCAAACTGGTTTAAGGAGTGAACTGTGGCAATTAGTTCGCTCTCAATTACAATTGTTACTCGAACAAGGAAACCTAGAAGGCGCAAAGGCGCTTTTAATTCCTGTCAAACCCGTCGATATCGCAGAAGTGATCGAAGGGTTGCCAGAGTCTATGCAAGTGATAGCCTTTCGTCTATTATCGAAAACAGAAGCCATCGAAGTTTATGAACATTTAGAAGCCGCCACTCAACAAGCTTTACTGCAAAAGTTTAAACATCAGGAAGTGTTAGATGTGGTTGATAAAATGTCTCCTGATGATCGTGCTAGGCTATTTGATGAATTACCCGCGAAAATTGTCCGCCGCCTTCTGGCCCAGTTGAGTCCTCATGAACGCCAAGCGACTGCCCTCCTATTGGGTTATGAAGAGGCCACAGCAGGGCGAATAATGACCCCTGAATATATTTCTTTAAAAGAAAGCTTAACCGTTACTCAAACCTTAGAACGTATTCGTAGTTTAGCTAACGCTTCAGAAGTTATTTATTATTTATACGTTACCGATAATTCTCGCCATCTGGCCGGGATTGTTTCGCTACGAGATTTAGTCATTTCTTCTCCCGATAAAACTCTCGGCGAAATTATGACCCGAGATGTCATTTGTCTTCATACCGATACCGACCAAGAAGAAGTCGCCCGCACTATCCAACGTTATGATTTATTAGCAGTTCCGGTGGTGGACCGGGAACAGCGCTTGGTGGGTATCGTCACGGTAGATGACGTTATTGATATTTTGCAACAAGAAGCTACTGAGGATATCTACGCTTTGGGAGGACTACAGTCAGATGGCGATAATTATTTCCAAACTAATCTTGTTACAGTGGTCCGTAAACGGGTAGTTTGGTTATTGGTGTTGCTGTTTACTAACACGGTGACCGGTAGCATTATAAAATCTCAAGAGTCGGTCATCGCTAAAATGGCTATCCTCACTGCTTTTATTCCTCTGTTGACGGGTACCGGCGGCAATGTCGGCGCTCAATCTTCTACGGTCATTATTCGCGGCTTAAATACCGATGAAATTAAAGACCTCGGTTCGGCTAAAGTCATCTTTCGTGAAGGAATGGCCGGCATTTTATTAGGCGTTATTCTCGGTTTTTTGGCCATGCTTTGGGCTTATTTTATTTTAAAAACTAATCCGTTTGTGGCTTTTTCAGTGGGTATTAGTTTAGTCGCTATTGCCTTTTTAGCTTCTGTTGCTGGTTCTTCTCTTCCTTTTTTATTCCGTACTTTTGGTTTAGATCCTGCCTTAATGTCAGCCCCTTTTATTACTACCGCCGTTGATGTTTTAGGAGTGTTAATTTATTTTACAGTTGCCCGAACAATTTTAAGATTATAA
- a CDS encoding Uma2 family endonuclease translates to MAVTTAPLEITWEKLPDDYILPDDPVDNINQPALAAALTESLALFGKLPINALTCTNYGICATVNGKFVVKAPDWAYIPSITASREEVDRSYTPRLQGEIPVIVMEFLSDTVGAEYSTKPTYPPGKWFFYEQVLQVPTYVIFEPYSGELEVYALDDSGQYQLKSPDENGRYLISQMNLFLGVWEGMRENRQGYWLRWWDEQGDLLLWGFERVIQETQRVEQERQRAEQERQRAEQERQRAERLLAQLRAAGIEPQE, encoded by the coding sequence ATGGCAGTCACTACAGCCCCTTTAGAAATTACTTGGGAAAAATTACCCGATGATTATATTTTACCCGATGACCCTGTGGATAATATCAATCAACCGGCTCTAGCGGCGGCTTTGACAGAGAGTTTAGCACTGTTTGGAAAACTGCCGATAAATGCTTTAACCTGTACTAATTATGGAATTTGTGCGACGGTTAACGGTAAATTTGTCGTTAAAGCACCGGACTGGGCTTATATTCCTAGTATTACTGCTTCTCGGGAAGAAGTTGACCGCAGTTATACGCCTCGGTTACAAGGAGAGATTCCGGTGATTGTGATGGAATTTCTTTCAGATACAGTGGGGGCTGAATATTCCACTAAACCCACTTATCCGCCGGGGAAATGGTTTTTTTATGAGCAAGTGTTACAGGTTCCGACTTATGTGATTTTTGAACCTTATTCGGGAGAGCTAGAAGTTTACGCTTTAGATGATTCCGGACAGTATCAGTTAAAATCTCCTGATGAAAATGGACGTTATCTTATCTCTCAAATGAATTTATTTTTAGGCGTTTGGGAAGGGATGAGGGAAAACCGTCAGGGTTATTGGTTGCGTTGGTGGGATGAGCAGGGGGACTTGTTATTATGGGGTTTTGAGAGAGTTATTCAAGAAACTCAAAGAGTTGAACAAGAACGTCAACGCGCTGAACAAGAACGTCAACGTGCTGAACAAGAACGCCAACGTGCCGAGCGTTTATTGGCACAACTGAGAGCGGCGGGTATTGAACCTCAAGAGTAA
- a CDS encoding antitoxin: MGNAIVLISQDNPWQSLVKSLDLFSEDFMENREQPKQQPREELFE; encoded by the coding sequence ATGGGTAATGCAATAGTTCTAATTTCTCAAGACAACCCTTGGCAATCTCTAGTTAAAAGCTTAGATTTATTCTCAGAAGACTTTATGGAGAACAGAGAACAACCCAAACAGCAACCGAGAGAGGAACTTTTTGAATAA